In Sphingopyxis sp. 113P3, one DNA window encodes the following:
- the gspL gene encoding type II secretion system protein GspL — MTSTLVLWLPPLAALDGAFMPADIAWLRVDDGVVTDSGQDDGWVESWGRPPRGTGGEDRLIVLAPAADVPVRWHHFPDASPPQAAAAARVEALKDCLGAPADLHLVAGEPPAAGQAVPVAVTTHAAMAAWNAWLATHGLEPSAIVPAGVMVPPPEPDTLWTAIVGREQIVRTHERAYVSDPELDPLIAAGQAIVPLDAERMREALLLSLAAPPLDLLSGAWKPKRRWGVDPVVMLWGKRMLVALVAVSLAIPIVRAVRLGSDTRRADAAVVAAAKKAGVSAPDAEAAEAEIDRRLAAAGGGPLAFSVPASALYGAMQDTPGVTLKSLSHRTDGTLTTSLAAPRVEDLNRVLLALQARGYRVTAQPMAGPDGQQIANITIRAVP; from the coding sequence ATGACGTCGACACTCGTTCTCTGGCTGCCGCCCCTCGCCGCGCTCGATGGCGCTTTCATGCCCGCCGATATCGCCTGGCTCAGGGTCGACGACGGCGTTGTGACCGATTCAGGGCAGGACGACGGCTGGGTCGAGAGCTGGGGGCGCCCGCCTCGCGGGACGGGCGGCGAGGACCGGCTGATTGTGCTCGCTCCCGCCGCTGATGTTCCGGTCCGCTGGCACCATTTTCCTGATGCGTCTCCACCGCAGGCGGCGGCTGCGGCGCGGGTGGAGGCGCTCAAGGATTGTCTGGGCGCTCCCGCTGATCTCCACCTGGTGGCCGGTGAGCCTCCAGCGGCAGGACAGGCCGTGCCGGTAGCGGTGACGACCCACGCAGCGATGGCGGCCTGGAATGCATGGCTGGCTACACACGGTCTCGAGCCATCGGCGATCGTGCCGGCGGGTGTCATGGTCCCGCCGCCCGAACCCGACACGCTGTGGACCGCCATCGTTGGGCGCGAGCAGATCGTGCGAACACATGAGCGTGCCTATGTCTCCGACCCCGAACTCGATCCGCTGATCGCTGCGGGGCAAGCGATCGTGCCGCTCGATGCCGAACGGATGCGCGAAGCGCTGCTGTTGTCGCTCGCCGCGCCGCCCCTCGATCTACTGAGCGGGGCGTGGAAGCCGAAGCGGCGCTGGGGCGTCGATCCGGTGGTGATGCTGTGGGGGAAGCGGATGTTGGTAGCGCTCGTCGCGGTCAGCCTTGCGATCCCCATCGTGCGTGCGGTTCGTCTCGGCTCCGACACGCGCCGCGCCGATGCGGCGGTTGTCGCGGCGGCGAAGAAGGCAGGGGTGAGCGCCCCTGACGCCGAGGCCGCGGAGGCCGAGATCGACCGGCGCCTTGCCGCGGCGGGCGGCGGGCCGCTTGCTTTTTCCGTACCCGCCTCGGCACTCTACGGCGCGATGCAGGATACGCCCGGGGTGACGCTGAAGAGTCTCTCGCACCGCACCGATGGCACGCTCACGACCTCGCTCGCAGCACCGCGCGTCGAGGATCTCAACCGCGTGCTGCTCGCGCTCCAGGCGCGAGGCTACCGCGTGACTGCGCAGCCGATGGCGGGCCCTGACGGACAGCAGATCGCGAATATCACGATCCGGGCGGTGCCATGA
- the gspN gene encoding type II secretion system protein N, with amino-acid sequence MTRAPKRLIGVAALLALLLIMATFPMRLALGLSGASDAGFSAQTVKGSVWSAEIVDARLGALPLGTLQARLSPLALLTGRTDLVFERDDARLGALTGRLHGSDPRGLSNVNGMTSLSGGLGNIPVEALRFEEARVRFGAAGRCVEAGGRLQLTVAAPIAGLNLSRGLSGPLSCSKGWAQAALASQSGMERLKISFDGSGAWRAEFSIIVDKDPAMAAALAALGFRAREGSFRLTTSGRF; translated from the coding sequence ATGACGCGCGCACCGAAGCGATTGATCGGCGTTGCAGCCTTGCTTGCGCTGCTGCTGATCATGGCAACTTTTCCGATGCGGCTCGCGCTCGGCCTCTCGGGAGCCTCCGACGCCGGCTTCAGCGCGCAGACGGTCAAGGGATCGGTATGGTCCGCCGAGATCGTCGACGCGCGGCTGGGCGCCTTGCCGCTCGGGACGCTTCAGGCCCGCCTGTCACCGCTCGCATTGCTGACTGGGCGTACCGACCTCGTCTTCGAGCGCGACGATGCGCGGCTGGGGGCGCTGACGGGACGGCTGCACGGCAGCGATCCCCGCGGACTGTCAAACGTCAACGGCATGACGAGTTTATCGGGCGGCCTCGGCAATATTCCCGTTGAGGCGCTACGCTTCGAAGAGGCGAGGGTCCGTTTCGGCGCAGCGGGGCGATGCGTCGAGGCCGGGGGACGGCTACAATTAACGGTCGCAGCGCCGATCGCGGGGCTCAACCTGTCCCGCGGACTTTCAGGCCCGCTGTCGTGCTCGAAAGGCTGGGCGCAGGCAGCGCTCGCCAGCCAGTCGGGAATGGAGCGGCTCAAGATAAGCTTCGATGGCAGCGGCGCCTGGCGGGCGGAATTTTCCATCATCGTCGATAAGGATCCTGCAATGGCGGCCGCGCTCGCCGCGCTCGGTTTTCGCGCCCGCGAGGGCAGCTTCCGGCTCACGACCAGCGGTCGCTTCTGA
- the gspK gene encoding type II secretion system minor pseudopilin GspK: MMRGTDERGAALLSVLLLVAVMAVIAATALDRLTLAARIAGSAAAIDQGRAYSLAAEQIALRRVADLVTRDPTRLTLAGDWLERDFILPLPGGEGRARLSDANNCFNLNSLVAETSPGKFSQRAVAVRQFSELMALLGVDRGEAESVAAATADWIDSDSNEAPLGAEDGVYRALEISYLPANRMMAHISEWRAVRGVTFKIYARMTPWICVLPAADPVKLNVNTLTPERAPLVAMLMPGEISLADARAALAARPAGGYGSSVGFWQTRALERLDPPGGVGDQAGVTSRWLALTAQVRLGDGDLTARSLIDAWGGAPAAGMAPPAIVRRDWGESD; encoded by the coding sequence ATGATGCGCGGTACAGACGAGCGCGGGGCAGCGCTTCTGAGCGTATTGTTGCTCGTCGCGGTGATGGCCGTGATCGCGGCGACGGCGCTCGACCGGTTGACCCTCGCAGCGCGGATCGCGGGCAGTGCTGCGGCGATTGACCAAGGCCGCGCCTACAGCCTTGCTGCCGAGCAGATCGCGCTGCGCCGGGTCGCTGATCTGGTGACGCGCGACCCGACCAGGCTCACCCTCGCGGGCGACTGGCTGGAACGCGATTTCATTTTGCCCCTGCCGGGTGGAGAGGGGAGGGCGCGGCTCAGCGATGCGAATAATTGCTTCAATCTCAATAGCCTCGTTGCCGAGACCTCGCCTGGCAAGTTCAGTCAGCGGGCCGTGGCGGTTCGCCAGTTTAGCGAACTGATGGCGCTGCTCGGCGTTGATCGCGGCGAGGCGGAGTCGGTCGCGGCGGCGACCGCGGATTGGATTGACAGCGACAGCAACGAAGCGCCGCTGGGCGCGGAGGACGGCGTTTATCGCGCGCTCGAGATAAGTTACCTCCCAGCCAACCGCATGATGGCCCACATCAGTGAGTGGCGCGCGGTGCGCGGCGTAACCTTCAAGATTTATGCCCGGATGACGCCGTGGATCTGCGTTCTTCCCGCCGCCGATCCGGTGAAACTCAATGTCAACACGCTCACTCCAGAACGGGCGCCGCTGGTCGCGATGCTGATGCCGGGCGAGATCAGCCTCGCCGATGCTCGGGCAGCGCTGGCCGCGCGGCCCGCCGGCGGCTATGGCAGCAGCGTAGGATTCTGGCAGACGCGCGCGCTGGAACGGCTCGACCCGCCGGGCGGCGTCGGCGACCAGGCGGGCGTGACGAGCCGATGGCTCGCGCTGACGGCGCAGGTGAGGTTGGGGGACGGGGATTTGACGGCACGCTCGCTCATCGATGCCTGGGGCGGCGCGCCGGCCGCGGGGATGGCGCCGCCGGCGATCGTGCGCCGCGATTGGGGCGAGAGCGATTGA
- the tolB gene encoding Tol-Pal system beta propeller repeat protein TolB, with product MTLRSFSLSLVFLLTGAPVMAQQTPTPTAPTPPAVTQTEPRETIEGQLSQDRTVIAIPALATPAVATVAGLRTDNLGRQIAEVIAADLERSGLYAPLGPGSVRAITMPEVTAPRFADWKARNAENVVHGFVRTSGTGGLIVGCYLYDTALGSELVRQGFEIQPGDWRRAAHKCADAIYSRLSGESPFFDSRIAYIAESGPKGNRTKQLAIMDSDGGNHKFITNGQALALSPRFSPDYKKIVYVSYLADRVRVFIYDVDSGTQKLVTESRNATFAPRWSPDGRQILFSMAVGGNTDIYRISAEGGTPVRLTTAPGIDVGGSFSPDGKKIVFESDRSGSQQLYTMNIDGSNQQRISFGGGRYATPEWSPRGDLIAFTRMGGGEFRIGVMTPSGGGVRMLTNSWQDEAPTWAPNGRVIQFFRTTPGREGKSSIWQVDLTGVNLRRLPTPRDGSDPSWGPIRP from the coding sequence ATGACCCTCCGCTCATTCAGCCTATCGCTCGTGTTTCTGCTGACCGGTGCGCCCGTTATGGCCCAGCAGACCCCGACCCCCACGGCGCCGACGCCGCCTGCGGTCACTCAGACCGAACCGCGCGAAACGATCGAGGGTCAGCTTTCGCAAGATCGCACCGTCATCGCGATCCCCGCGCTCGCAACGCCTGCGGTCGCGACCGTCGCGGGGCTTCGCACCGACAATCTCGGCCGGCAGATTGCCGAGGTGATCGCCGCCGACCTTGAGCGAAGCGGGCTTTACGCGCCGCTCGGCCCGGGGAGTGTCCGTGCGATCACCATGCCCGAAGTGACCGCCCCGCGCTTTGCCGACTGGAAGGCGCGCAATGCCGAGAATGTCGTCCACGGCTTTGTGCGAACGAGCGGCACCGGCGGACTGATCGTCGGCTGTTACCTCTATGACACTGCGCTCGGCAGCGAACTGGTGCGCCAGGGTTTCGAGATCCAGCCCGGCGACTGGCGCCGCGCCGCGCACAAATGCGCCGACGCCATCTATTCGCGCCTGTCGGGCGAATCGCCCTTCTTCGACAGCCGCATCGCCTACATCGCCGAGAGCGGTCCCAAGGGGAACCGCACCAAGCAGCTCGCGATCATGGATTCGGACGGCGGCAACCACAAGTTCATCACCAACGGCCAGGCGCTGGCGCTCAGCCCGCGCTTCTCCCCCGATTACAAGAAGATCGTCTATGTGAGCTATCTCGCCGACCGAGTCCGCGTCTTCATCTATGACGTGGACAGCGGCACACAGAAGCTGGTGACCGAAAGCCGCAACGCAACCTTCGCCCCGCGCTGGTCGCCGGACGGGCGCCAGATCCTCTTTTCGATGGCGGTCGGCGGCAACACGGACATCTACCGCATCTCGGCCGAGGGAGGGACGCCGGTACGGCTGACCACTGCGCCCGGGATCGACGTCGGCGGCAGCTTCTCGCCCGATGGCAAGAAAATCGTGTTCGAAAGCGACCGCTCGGGCAGCCAGCAGCTCTATACCATGAACATCGACGGGTCGAACCAGCAGCGGATCAGCTTTGGCGGCGGCCGCTACGCCACTCCCGAATGGTCGCCGCGCGGGGATCTCATTGCCTTCACCCGCATGGGCGGCGGCGAGTTTCGCATTGGCGTGATGACACCATCGGGCGGCGGGGTTCGCATGCTCACGAACAGTTGGCAGGACGAAGCGCCGACCTGGGCGCCGAACGGCCGGGTCATCCAGTTCTTCCGCACCACCCCCGGGCGCGAAGGCAAATCGAGCATCTGGCAGGTCGACCTCACTGGCGTGAACCTACGCCGCCTGCCTACGCCGCGCGACGGATCCGACCCGAGCTGGGGGCCGATTCGGCCCTGA
- the gspM gene encoding type II secretion system protein GspM yields MREELQNWWTGLSQRERWLVGVAGALAAGVLLWALGRPAYAAFADLENNHRAAVEREGRVSAKIALLAQRPAKSVAAAVEAVAIDQFLAQSAGEIGLTLDRNEARGAGQASIAIATAKAPVLTEWIASLETQGFVFDALTIIPARDGTVGMTADIRKSGQ; encoded by the coding sequence ATGAGGGAAGAGCTGCAAAATTGGTGGACGGGCCTCTCGCAGCGTGAGCGCTGGCTTGTCGGCGTGGCGGGAGCGCTGGCGGCGGGGGTGCTCCTGTGGGCGCTCGGACGTCCAGCCTATGCGGCCTTTGCCGATCTGGAAAACAATCACCGCGCTGCGGTTGAGCGCGAGGGCCGGGTTTCTGCCAAGATCGCGTTGCTCGCGCAGCGACCCGCGAAATCGGTGGCAGCGGCGGTGGAGGCTGTTGCGATCGATCAATTTCTCGCGCAATCGGCGGGCGAGATCGGGCTGACGCTCGACCGCAACGAGGCCCGCGGCGCGGGGCAGGCAAGCATCGCAATTGCGACTGCCAAGGCGCCGGTCCTCACCGAATGGATCGCCTCGCTCGAAACGCAGGGCTTCGTCTTCGATGCGCTTACCATCATACCGGCCCGCGACGGCACGGTGGGCATGACCGCTGACATCCGGAAAAGCGGCCAATGA
- a CDS encoding prepilin peptidase yields MDAAAGCLPWGAEIALAALIGGVLGSFIATLVLRWPAGRSLAGRSQCDGCNARLEARDLVPLFSALWLRGRCRLCGAPIDKLHGRVELASAFLATLALALMPGAQGWIWALFGWLLLPLALLDARHMWLPDPLNALLALVGLIFAGPLMGTTLLERWLGALAGGLTLALIAWSWRRAHGREAMGGGDPKLVAAIGTWLGWQALPLLLLLASLTGIGWALFSRGKGDRPLTLRRVPFGVFLCAAAFVVVPLWPWWTGLIAR; encoded by the coding sequence ATGGACGCCGCCGCCGGCTGCCTGCCCTGGGGCGCGGAAATTGCTCTTGCGGCATTGATCGGCGGGGTCCTCGGCAGCTTCATAGCGACCCTCGTGCTGCGCTGGCCCGCCGGGCGCTCGCTTGCCGGGCGTTCGCAGTGCGATGGCTGCAACGCGCGGCTCGAAGCGCGAGACCTTGTACCGCTTTTCTCGGCGCTATGGCTGCGCGGCCGTTGCCGCCTGTGCGGCGCACCGATTGACAAGCTCCACGGCCGCGTCGAGCTTGCGTCCGCGTTCCTTGCTACGCTCGCGCTCGCGCTCATGCCGGGCGCGCAAGGCTGGATCTGGGCGCTTTTCGGGTGGTTGCTCCTGCCGCTCGCGCTGCTCGATGCCCGCCATATGTGGCTGCCCGATCCGCTCAACGCGTTGCTGGCCCTCGTGGGGCTCATCTTCGCGGGTCCCTTGATGGGCACGACGTTGTTGGAGCGCTGGCTTGGGGCGCTCGCAGGCGGCTTGACCCTTGCGCTCATTGCCTGGAGCTGGCGCCGCGCGCACGGCCGCGAGGCCATGGGCGGCGGGGATCCGAAGCTGGTTGCGGCCATTGGCACCTGGCTGGGCTGGCAGGCATTGCCGCTCTTGCTGCTTCTTGCCAGCCTCACCGGGATCGGGTGGGCGCTCTTCTCCCGAGGAAAAGGGGACCGGCCGCTGACACTGCGGCGGGTCCCCTTCGGTGTTTTCCTGTGCGCCGCGGCCTTTGTGGTGGTACCGCTCTGGCCTTGGTGGACGGGGCTTATTGCCCGATAA
- the pal gene encoding peptidoglycan-associated lipoprotein Pal codes for MTIRKTTAMIAAITMLAVGACSKKAPDTLPPAPEGTDTGSDSGIGNAVIPGSQQDFLANVSSDRIYFDFDQYNVDAEDQATLRSQAEWLQRNPNVRVTLEGHADERGTRDYNLALGERRANAAKNYLASLGIDPSRIQVISYGKERPAELGSNEAAWAKNRRAVTVVIGQ; via the coding sequence ATGACGATACGCAAAACCACCGCCATGATCGCGGCCATCACCATGCTGGCGGTCGGCGCCTGCTCGAAAAAGGCACCCGACACCCTGCCGCCGGCGCCCGAAGGCACTGACACCGGCTCGGATAGCGGTATCGGCAATGCCGTAATCCCCGGCTCCCAGCAGGATTTCCTCGCCAACGTCTCGTCCGACCGCATCTATTTCGATTTCGACCAGTATAATGTCGATGCGGAAGACCAGGCCACGCTGCGGAGCCAGGCGGAGTGGCTGCAGCGCAACCCCAATGTGCGGGTCACGCTCGAGGGCCACGCCGACGAACGCGGGACGCGCGACTACAACCTCGCGCTCGGCGAACGCCGCGCCAATGCTGCGAAAAATTATCTCGCCTCGCTCGGAATCGACCCGAGCCGCATTCAGGTCATCAGCTATGGCAAGGAACGCCCGGCCGAGCTTGGATCGAACGAAGCAGCTTGGGCAAAGAACCGCCGCGCAGTGACGGTCGTTATCGGGCAATAA